One Bremerella sp. JC817 genomic window carries:
- a CDS encoding glucose 1-dehydrogenase produces MKAIAVKPGTPNSVHLRDIPEPTLDQFPNGKGVLVKVLKVGVDATDKEINEALYGNAPPGDDFMVIGHESFGIVEAVGENVTRFKPGDYVTATVRRPGGSIYDKIGTYDMTSEETYYERGINLLHGYLTEKFVDEEDYIIRVPEGLTHLHVLMEPMSCAAKAVHQAYEVQRRMKVWSPKVAWVMGAGQIGLLTTLALRLRGLQVCTIARSAGPHLKSEIVEGMEATYVATKDTDLDELVKKTGRPDIIVDATGSSIIAFESMKYLGLNGVLVFTSVTGDSDKHELPTSKINLEWVLGNKLLLGSVNANRDHFEMGIRDLALGEMMYPGVTEKILTNPVDGLENYAEMMRLLVEDNSALKVYVNVASE; encoded by the coding sequence ATGAAGGCGATTGCGGTTAAACCCGGGACACCTAACAGCGTTCACCTGCGTGACATTCCTGAACCCACCCTCGATCAGTTCCCCAACGGCAAGGGTGTGCTGGTGAAGGTTCTGAAGGTGGGCGTCGATGCCACGGACAAGGAAATCAACGAAGCCCTCTACGGCAACGCCCCTCCCGGGGACGACTTCATGGTGATCGGTCACGAATCGTTCGGCATCGTCGAAGCCGTCGGCGAGAACGTCACCCGCTTCAAGCCAGGCGATTACGTCACCGCGACGGTCCGTCGTCCCGGTGGCTCGATCTACGACAAGATCGGCACCTACGACATGACCAGCGAAGAAACCTACTACGAACGCGGTATCAACCTGCTGCATGGTTACCTGACCGAAAAGTTCGTCGACGAAGAAGACTACATCATTCGCGTGCCAGAAGGTCTGACCCACCTGCACGTGCTGATGGAACCAATGAGCTGTGCCGCCAAGGCCGTTCATCAGGCTTACGAAGTTCAGCGTCGCATGAAGGTCTGGAGCCCCAAGGTGGCCTGGGTCATGGGTGCCGGCCAGATCGGCTTGCTGACAACCCTGGCTCTGCGTCTGCGTGGCCTTCAGGTTTGCACGATTGCCCGCTCGGCTGGTCCTCACCTGAAGTCGGAAATCGTCGAAGGCATGGAAGCAACCTACGTTGCCACCAAAGACACCGACCTCGACGAACTGGTCAAGAAGACAGGCCGCCCGGATATCATCGTCGACGCGACCGGTAGCAGCATCATCGCCTTCGAGAGCATGAAGTACCTCGGCTTGAACGGCGTGCTGGTCTTCACCAGTGTCACCGGCGACAGCGACAAGCACGAGTTGCCAACCTCGAAGATCAACCTGGAATGGGTTTTGGGCAACAAGCTGCTGTTGGGTAGCGTGAACGCCAACCGCGATCACTTCGAGATGGGTATCCGCGATCTCGCATTGGGCGAAATGATGTACCCCGGCGTGACCGAAAAGATTCTGACCAACCCAGTCGACGGCCTGGAAAACTACGCCGAAATGATGCGACTGCTGGTCGAAGACAACTCGGCCTTGAAGGTCTACGTCAACGTCGCCTCCGAATAG
- a CDS encoding FdhF/YdeP family oxidoreductase, which translates to MKKPSSGGGWQAIRYTFQKAREAGGYWKFWKAMRSKNACKTCALGMGGQKGGMVNERGTFPEVCKKSMQAMAADMQGAIPAEFWQTYSIPQLKKFTPYQMEHAGRLTEPMLWEAETQHYRPISWDEALGRVIGKLKQLSADETFWYFSGRSSMEAGFLLQLFARLYGTNNVNNCSYYCHQASGVGLATTIGSGTATIVLEDVEHADLVFVIGGNPASNHPRLMSTLKHVRRRGGEVIVINPVVETGLVNFRIPSDPISMLFGTKIATLYVQPDIGGDLALLCGIAKRVLEVGGQDQDFLDNHCENSEAWLAYLRDLSWDEIETKSGVGKLKIEDIAQRYIQAERVIFSWTMGITHHAHGVNNVQAIAALAALRGMVGKPGCGLMPIRGHSNVQGIGSVGVTPTLKQAIFDGLEKEYGVQLPTTPGLDTLGCMEDAHSGKLKMGFCLGGNLYGSNPDLAFAAESIQQLDTMVYLSTTLNTGHAHGLAKETIILPVLARDEEPYQTTQESMFNYVRMSEGGPRRLAGPRGEVDVIASIAQGVLEDRTPIDWQSMQDTNKIRAALAKVVPGFEKIASIDKTKEEFQIDGRTFHTPKFPTPSGRLILHTHEIPDLKGTGENELRLMTVRSEGQFNTVVYEEYDIYRGIDRRDVIVMHPDDCQRLGISAGQKVSIQSNIGKIDGFTVHVFPDIKPGNALMYYPEANTLVSRTADPQSKTPAFKGVVVTVRPV; encoded by the coding sequence ATGAAAAAGCCATCCAGTGGCGGCGGCTGGCAAGCGATTCGGTACACGTTTCAAAAAGCGCGTGAAGCGGGCGGGTACTGGAAGTTCTGGAAAGCAATGCGGAGCAAGAATGCGTGCAAAACGTGTGCGCTCGGCATGGGTGGCCAGAAAGGGGGCATGGTCAACGAACGTGGCACCTTCCCCGAAGTCTGTAAGAAGTCGATGCAGGCCATGGCGGCCGACATGCAGGGAGCCATTCCAGCCGAGTTCTGGCAAACCTACAGCATCCCGCAGCTGAAGAAGTTCACTCCCTACCAGATGGAGCATGCCGGTCGGTTGACCGAGCCGATGCTATGGGAGGCCGAAACGCAGCACTATCGTCCGATCTCGTGGGACGAAGCACTTGGCCGCGTGATTGGCAAGCTGAAGCAACTTTCCGCCGACGAGACTTTCTGGTACTTCAGCGGTCGCAGTAGCATGGAGGCAGGCTTCCTGCTGCAGTTGTTCGCTCGCTTGTACGGTACGAACAACGTCAACAATTGCAGTTACTATTGCCACCAGGCAAGCGGCGTCGGCCTGGCCACTACCATCGGCAGTGGCACCGCGACGATTGTGCTCGAGGATGTCGAGCACGCTGACCTGGTTTTCGTGATCGGTGGCAACCCTGCCAGCAATCACCCGCGACTGATGTCGACGCTGAAGCATGTCCGTCGTCGCGGCGGCGAAGTGATTGTGATCAATCCGGTAGTCGAAACGGGTCTGGTGAACTTTCGCATCCCGAGCGATCCGATCAGCATGCTGTTCGGCACCAAGATCGCCACGCTCTACGTCCAGCCCGACATCGGCGGCGACCTGGCACTGCTGTGCGGGATCGCCAAGCGCGTCCTCGAAGTGGGAGGCCAGGACCAGGACTTCCTGGATAACCATTGCGAAAACTCCGAGGCGTGGCTGGCCTACCTGCGTGACCTCTCGTGGGACGAGATCGAAACGAAGTCGGGCGTCGGCAAGCTGAAAATCGAAGACATAGCACAGCGATATATCCAGGCCGAACGGGTCATCTTCAGCTGGACCATGGGCATCACCCATCATGCCCATGGTGTGAACAATGTCCAAGCGATCGCGGCATTGGCAGCCCTGCGAGGCATGGTTGGCAAGCCGGGCTGCGGCCTGATGCCGATCCGTGGTCATTCCAACGTGCAAGGCATTGGCTCGGTCGGTGTGACCCCAACGCTGAAGCAGGCGATTTTCGACGGGCTGGAAAAAGAATACGGCGTGCAACTGCCCACGACGCCGGGGCTCGATACGCTTGGCTGCATGGAAGATGCTCACTCTGGCAAGCTGAAGATGGGCTTCTGCCTGGGGGGCAATCTATATGGATCGAACCCTGACCTGGCGTTCGCGGCAGAGTCGATTCAGCAGCTCGATACGATGGTGTACTTAAGCACGACGCTCAATACCGGCCACGCGCATGGGCTGGCGAAGGAAACGATCATCCTGCCGGTGCTGGCTCGCGATGAAGAGCCTTACCAGACCACCCAGGAATCGATGTTCAACTACGTTCGAATGTCGGAAGGTGGACCACGTCGGCTGGCTGGCCCGCGCGGCGAAGTCGACGTGATCGCTTCAATTGCTCAAGGTGTGCTCGAAGACCGCACGCCGATCGACTGGCAATCGATGCAAGACACCAACAAAATTCGCGCCGCCCTGGCAAAGGTGGTTCCGGGCTTCGAAAAGATCGCCTCGATCGACAAGACCAAAGAAGAGTTTCAGATCGACGGGCGAACGTTCCACACGCCCAAGTTCCCCACGCCAAGTGGCCGCTTGATTCTGCACACGCACGAGATCCCTGACCTGAAGGGGACCGGCGAAAATGAACTTCGCCTGATGACGGTGCGTAGTGAGGGTCAGTTCAACACGGTGGTTTACGAAGAGTATGACATCTATCGCGGAATCGACCGCCGTGATGTGATTGTGATGCATCCCGACGACTGCCAGCGTCTGGGAATTTCGGCCGGGCAGAAGGTGTCGATCCAATCGAACATCGGCAAGATCGATGGCTTCACTGTCCATGTCTTCCCTGACATCAAACCAGGCAACGCCCTGATGTATTACCCCGAAGCCAATACCTTGGTGTCCCGTACGGCCGACCCCCAATCGAAAACCCCCGCTTTTAAGGGCGTAGTCGTTACGGTTCGCCCCGTTTAG
- a CDS encoding DUF4956 domain-containing protein, which translates to MEFLEVPLFDADLFKLLVRFLINLFFLSLIVVFGIYPSQRQREFAFTAVMLNIVVFFICFTMKKLELDLGLALGLFAVFGVLRYRTDSIRPKEMTYLFIVIGIAVINSLANKKTSYTEVAVVNSVIFASMLLKETLVGADPEKVKPTTGSEKEPTNGNGKANKKDKLPKYSIEYDRLEWLGDDHREMLLNDLRQRTGLDVVQVEIKTIDLPQNKATLTIWVKPSGPNPENQA; encoded by the coding sequence ATGGAATTCCTGGAAGTCCCTCTCTTCGATGCCGACCTGTTCAAGTTGCTGGTCCGGTTCCTGATCAACCTGTTTTTTCTTTCGCTGATTGTTGTGTTTGGGATCTATCCCAGTCAGCGGCAGCGAGAGTTCGCTTTCACGGCGGTGATGTTGAACATCGTGGTGTTCTTCATCTGCTTCACGATGAAGAAGCTCGAGCTTGACCTCGGCCTCGCGCTGGGGCTGTTCGCGGTGTTCGGCGTGTTGCGGTATCGAACCGATTCGATTCGGCCCAAAGAGATGACGTACTTGTTCATCGTGATTGGGATCGCAGTCATCAACTCTTTGGCGAATAAGAAGACCAGCTACACCGAAGTCGCCGTGGTGAACTCGGTGATTTTTGCTTCGATGCTGCTGAAGGAGACCTTGGTAGGAGCGGATCCGGAAAAGGTGAAGCCCACCACAGGCAGCGAAAAGGAACCCACCAACGGCAACGGCAAGGCAAATAAGAAGGACAAGCTTCCCAAGTACAGCATCGAATACGACCGCCTCGAGTGGTTGGGAGATGACCATCGAGAAATGCTGTTGAATGACTTACGACAGAGAACGGGCCTGGATGTCGTTCAAGTCGAAATCAAAACGATCGATCTACCCCAAAACAAAGCCACGCTCACTATCTGGGTGAAGCCATCCGGCCCGAATCCAGAGAATCAAGCTTAA
- a CDS encoding MBL fold metallo-hydrolase: MRNWIGIFLPSFCLAFVSIATAAPAELTRPLPDRFPNLYAWRDTCNVYVWKHQDEALLVNIGAGSVVDQLPKIGVKKVTCLLVNNHHRENLQGIGRLDLETVQVVASQIEAEILASPTTFRKWHPKLGDKYSVYGASYVRPPNTPVEFDQVQTADSQITWYDLTFDCLATPGHSPGEMTYVIRQHDQAVAFSGGLMHDGARLTNWFDSEWDYGFAAGIDALLTSVEQLTNRKIDVILPVQGPPIHNATQQLEAYRQRLQQFRAAYVRGYPVFDKDPAKRDRISVPTKVPHLNQITPHLYKLSHDFQGRNFAMLISDKGHGLILDCGLIPAQVLDEIIVGARQHLGLTKIDAFWISHMHGDHFLLGPMLKEKYGAEAWTLDKIVDRCENPGRYDYAALVNTYGDGFDGMKIDKGFRAGERIDWQGYQIQVDWLPGQTEFGCCLWLDIDGKRIAFTGDNLFGDPTDENQTAHDCVVCRNSAILEEGHILGSQYLLDLKPDIVMAAHSYVMPEPEGILRRYHAWSKQMAQLYRDMLPETNYEYLFDPYWVSAYPYRVDLSDGQPKKVEVTVRNFRDSPQQHRIELVLPPGITARPVVLEGTVPPRSRQKFSIELQASDELSRPGIQIIPFDIELDGKHYGQWFDIIARTEKSSPAQ, translated from the coding sequence ATGCGAAACTGGATCGGGATCTTTCTGCCGTCGTTTTGCCTCGCTTTCGTATCGATCGCCACCGCTGCACCAGCGGAACTGACTCGCCCGCTGCCAGATCGCTTTCCTAACCTTTATGCCTGGCGAGATACCTGCAATGTTTACGTCTGGAAGCATCAAGATGAAGCCTTGCTGGTCAACATCGGCGCTGGCTCCGTCGTTGATCAGTTGCCCAAGATTGGCGTGAAGAAGGTGACCTGTCTGCTGGTAAATAATCACCATCGAGAGAACCTGCAAGGAATCGGCCGGCTCGATCTGGAAACCGTTCAGGTCGTTGCTTCGCAGATCGAGGCCGAGATCCTGGCTTCGCCGACCACGTTCCGCAAATGGCATCCGAAGCTTGGCGACAAGTATTCGGTCTATGGCGCCAGTTATGTTCGTCCACCCAACACTCCGGTGGAATTCGATCAAGTTCAAACGGCTGACTCGCAGATAACCTGGTACGACTTGACGTTCGATTGCCTCGCGACGCCAGGCCATTCCCCAGGCGAGATGACCTACGTGATTCGCCAGCACGACCAAGCCGTCGCCTTCAGTGGTGGGCTGATGCACGATGGTGCCCGGCTTACCAACTGGTTCGATTCTGAATGGGACTACGGCTTTGCCGCCGGCATCGATGCGCTGCTCACGTCCGTCGAGCAGCTAACCAATCGCAAGATCGACGTCATTCTTCCAGTCCAAGGGCCCCCGATCCATAACGCCACGCAGCAACTGGAAGCCTATCGTCAGCGGTTGCAGCAGTTTCGAGCGGCTTACGTACGCGGGTACCCGGTCTTCGACAAAGATCCCGCTAAACGGGACCGTATCTCCGTTCCGACCAAGGTGCCCCATCTGAACCAGATCACGCCTCACCTCTACAAGCTGAGTCATGATTTTCAGGGGCGTAATTTCGCGATGCTGATCTCCGATAAAGGGCACGGGCTGATCCTTGACTGTGGCCTGATTCCCGCCCAGGTCCTCGACGAAATCATCGTTGGGGCGCGGCAACACTTGGGACTGACGAAGATCGATGCTTTCTGGATCTCGCACATGCATGGCGATCACTTCCTGCTGGGGCCCATGCTGAAGGAGAAGTACGGGGCTGAGGCGTGGACGCTCGACAAGATCGTCGACCGCTGCGAGAATCCGGGCCGATACGACTACGCGGCGCTGGTGAACACCTACGGCGATGGTTTCGACGGAATGAAGATCGACAAAGGCTTTCGTGCCGGCGAGCGAATCGACTGGCAGGGCTACCAGATCCAGGTCGACTGGCTGCCGGGCCAAACCGAGTTTGGTTGTTGCTTGTGGCTCGACATCGATGGCAAACGCATTGCGTTCACCGGCGACAATCTCTTCGGCGATCCAACCGATGAAAACCAAACCGCCCACGACTGCGTCGTCTGCCGCAACAGCGCCATTCTGGAAGAAGGGCACATTCTAGGGAGCCAATATTTGCTCGACCTGAAACCCGATATCGTGATGGCCGCCCACTCGTACGTGATGCCGGAGCCGGAAGGCATCTTGCGGCGATACCATGCCTGGTCGAAGCAGATGGCACAGCTCTATCGCGACATGCTACCGGAAACGAACTACGAATACCTTTTCGATCCGTACTGGGTCTCAGCCTATCCCTACCGAGTCGACCTAAGCGATGGTCAGCCAAAGAAGGTCGAGGTGACGGTTCGCAATTTCCGCGATTCCCCACAACAACATCGCATCGAACTGGTTCTTCCGCCTGGCATCACGGCCAGGCCTGTGGTGCTCGAAGGAACCGTTCCGCCTCGAAGCCGGCAAAAGTTTTCGATCGAGTTGCAAGCCAGCGACGAGCTTTCCCGGCCAGGCATTCAGATTATTCCGTTCGACATCGAACTCGACGGAAAGCATTACGGCCAATGGTTCGATATCATCGCTCGAACCGAAAAGAGTTCGCCCGCACAATGA
- a CDS encoding DinB family protein has protein sequence MTDLPPFQRYLDLAPEADCVETLARQFEEEFPRLKLVSEEEASIVHPPYAWTIKEVIGHLSDTERVFSYRALRFARGDTTQLPGFDQDLFMANSNFNDRPYHQLLQELYLIRQSTMELFRTLPEGALDLEGTAAGYQWTVRNLGRCSVGHVRHHAAIIQQRLAGGG, from the coding sequence ATGACCGATCTTCCACCTTTCCAGCGATATCTCGACCTTGCCCCCGAAGCTGATTGCGTCGAAACGCTGGCCCGGCAATTCGAAGAAGAATTTCCGCGACTGAAGCTTGTCTCGGAAGAAGAGGCCAGCATCGTACACCCGCCGTACGCGTGGACCATCAAAGAGGTGATTGGCCATCTGAGCGATACCGAGCGGGTCTTTTCGTATCGAGCACTCCGCTTCGCTCGGGGAGACACGACGCAGCTACCAGGGTTCGATCAGGATTTGTTCATGGCGAACTCTAACTTCAATGACCGCCCGTATCATCAACTTCTGCAAGAGCTCTACCTGATTCGCCAGTCGACGATGGAACTGTTCCGCACCCTTCCAGAAGGTGCGCTCGACCTGGAAGGGACCGCGGCCGGATATCAGTGGACCGTCCGCAACCTGGGGCGCTGCTCGGTCGGCCACGTCCGTCATCATGCGGCGATCATTCAGCAGCGACTGGCTGGCGGAGGTTAG
- a CDS encoding cytochrome c3 family protein, protein MASRKQKRKQSPAPSQTMPRWMLAAGGSLLLILVLGSLVTADWYYAMPADTKVTYVGANTCIKCHEKEHAEWAGSDHDLAMDLATDETVLADFNNAELPHHDLTSKMFRRDGKFMINTEGPDGQMHDYEIKYVFGVHPLQQYMVEMEPPTPGSPPGSIGRVQVLRESWDTVLKKWFYLSPPDVKEKLAVDDPLHWTGRTQNWNHYCADCHSTNLQKNFDLATNSYHTTFTDIDVNCETCHGPGSAHVELANATSLFWDRNLGYGLRKLKGDSTEAQLTQVETCGTCHSRRQVICPSYQLGDNYYDQYNNELIAPQTYYCDGQIMEEDYVYGSFLQSKMFHKGIRCTDCHDPHTTKLKFEGNLLCTSCHQHPAGKYDTPAHHFHKTGSTGTSCVECHMPETTYMEVDPRRDHSIRIPRPDLSVELGTPNACTKCHLDKADLPREEHPDVTRYDQWLALARAGDEDVKAGLAGVDRWALDAVNQWYGDTSKIPKEEHYAHKLSRAWSNEPTAGEGLVEMVRDTKLPGIVRASGMMYLANYLNEDSVQAALRFMSDEDPQVRIAAIETLRDVPPLSPNLQAKVLDALLIRLNDEDRSVRTAAAWSLANEDSRALELRGESEAFVKALSEAMDAIQRDNDQPASHLSMGVLYERMGKIPEAEKAYRTAIRLDPGFTGPRSNLVTLLQQRQDSEEQQMRQLVIQGQRPAAEAMAEDLGKRAVEIARLRIEELRNIERDVSQQPNFAPLQYQYGSALYMAAKHTSPETAEPFFNEAFDAYKKAKELDPNNAQYALMYVLISQYLERWDEADQAIANLMELVPNNPEFMQLKREIDARVSPRQQQQRQR, encoded by the coding sequence ATGGCATCTCGCAAGCAAAAACGCAAGCAGTCCCCTGCCCCTTCCCAAACGATGCCGCGCTGGATGTTGGCAGCCGGGGGTAGTCTTCTTCTGATCCTGGTTCTGGGATCGCTCGTCACCGCCGATTGGTACTACGCGATGCCCGCCGACACGAAGGTCACTTATGTGGGGGCGAATACCTGCATCAAGTGTCACGAGAAAGAACACGCCGAGTGGGCCGGGTCCGACCACGATCTGGCGATGGACCTGGCAACCGACGAAACGGTGCTGGCCGACTTCAACAACGCGGAACTTCCGCATCACGACCTGACATCCAAGATGTTCCGTCGCGATGGCAAGTTCATGATCAACACCGAAGGCCCTGACGGCCAGATGCACGACTACGAAATCAAGTATGTCTTCGGCGTGCATCCGCTGCAGCAATACATGGTCGAAATGGAGCCGCCGACGCCTGGTTCGCCTCCCGGTTCGATTGGTCGCGTGCAAGTCTTGCGCGAATCTTGGGACACGGTTCTAAAAAAGTGGTTCTATCTTTCGCCTCCGGATGTGAAAGAGAAGCTCGCCGTCGACGATCCGTTGCACTGGACCGGTCGCACACAGAACTGGAACCACTACTGTGCCGACTGCCACTCGACCAATCTGCAGAAGAACTTTGATCTGGCCACAAACAGTTATCACACGACCTTCACCGATATCGATGTCAACTGCGAGACCTGCCACGGTCCTGGCAGCGCGCACGTGGAACTGGCCAACGCGACCAGCTTGTTCTGGGATCGTAACCTTGGCTATGGTCTCCGCAAGCTGAAGGGGGATTCGACCGAAGCGCAACTTACCCAGGTCGAAACCTGTGGAACGTGTCACTCGCGCCGCCAAGTGATCTGCCCGAGCTATCAACTGGGCGATAACTACTACGATCAGTACAACAACGAACTGATCGCCCCGCAGACCTATTACTGCGACGGTCAGATCATGGAAGAAGACTATGTATACGGCTCGTTCCTGCAGAGCAAGATGTTCCACAAAGGGATCCGCTGCACCGACTGCCACGATCCACACACAACCAAGCTGAAGTTCGAAGGCAACTTGCTGTGCACTTCGTGCCATCAGCATCCCGCCGGTAAGTACGATACGCCAGCCCATCATTTCCATAAGACCGGCTCGACAGGGACCTCGTGCGTCGAGTGTCACATGCCAGAGACGACTTATATGGAAGTCGACCCACGACGCGATCACAGCATTCGTATCCCGCGTCCCGATCTGTCGGTTGAACTGGGAACCCCGAACGCGTGCACCAAGTGCCACCTCGACAAAGCCGATCTACCGCGCGAAGAGCATCCCGATGTTACCCGTTACGATCAGTGGCTGGCCCTTGCTCGGGCCGGTGACGAAGACGTGAAGGCCGGCTTGGCAGGCGTGGATCGATGGGCATTGGATGCTGTGAACCAGTGGTATGGCGACACGTCGAAGATCCCGAAAGAAGAACATTACGCTCATAAGCTGTCCCGAGCCTGGAGCAACGAACCGACCGCTGGCGAAGGCCTGGTCGAGATGGTTCGTGATACAAAGCTGCCAGGGATCGTTCGCGCCAGTGGCATGATGTACCTGGCGAATTATCTGAATGAAGACTCGGTTCAAGCCGCCCTTCGCTTTATGTCGGATGAAGATCCTCAGGTTCGTATCGCAGCGATCGAAACGCTGCGGGACGTTCCGCCTCTTTCGCCGAACCTGCAAGCCAAAGTGCTCGATGCCTTGCTAATCCGGCTTAACGACGAGGATCGTTCAGTCCGTACCGCCGCGGCCTGGTCGCTGGCGAATGAGGATTCGCGGGCACTCGAACTTCGCGGCGAGAGCGAAGCATTCGTGAAAGCACTGTCCGAGGCAATGGACGCGATTCAGCGCGACAACGATCAACCCGCTTCGCATCTTTCGATGGGTGTGCTGTACGAGCGGATGGGCAAGATCCCGGAAGCGGAGAAGGCATATCGCACCGCCATTCGCCTCGATCCTGGCTTCACCGGGCCGCGTTCGAATCTTGTGACGTTGCTTCAGCAGCGCCAAGATTCTGAAGAACAGCAAATGCGGCAACTGGTGATCCAGGGCCAGCGACCCGCCGCCGAAGCGATGGCGGAAGACCTCGGCAAACGGGCCGTGGAAATCGCCCGGCTTCGCATCGAGGAATTGAGGAACATCGAACGGGACGTCAGCCAACAACCGAACTTCGCCCCGCTGCAGTACCAGTATGGCTCGGCGCTGTATATGGCGGCGAAGCATACCTCTCCGGAAACAGCGGAGCCGTTCTTCAACGAAGCGTTCGATGCGTACAAGAAGGCCAAAGAGCTCGACCCGAACAATGCTCAGTACGCACTGATGTATGTATTAATCTCGCAGTACCTCGAACGCTGGGACGAAGCCGATCAGGCGATCGCCAACCTGATGGAGCTGGTTCCCAACAACCCAGAGTTCATGCAGTTGAAACGCGAAATCGATGCCCGCGTTTCGCCACGCCAACAACAACAGCGGCAACGCTAA
- a CDS encoding CotH kinase family protein encodes MKRSIISLGLLLLVSLFTTTSVAQGPPGVGGPGGPGDQGGPGGPGGRQGGFRGPGGFGGGFGFGGGREDRKLVKEFDLDENGWLDRAERAKAREEVKSEGGGGRRGGGNRPAPSPGPKLAPADVKTYSDAGLYDPTALRTLFFEFENEDWEKELEDFHGTDVEVPAKLTVDGKVYPNVGMRFRGMSSYGMVPTGYKRSFNVKLDLADEDQELLGYKTLNLLNCAGDESLLSTVLYSHIASQYIPVPKANHVRVVINGESWGVYANVQQFDKTFISEHFDPSKGTRWKVSGSPNGDGGLRYMGESTEEYERRYDMKSNDGKKAWAALIRLCRTLEETPPEKLERELEPLLDIDETLKFLALDVALVNSDGYWTRASDYYLFLDSDKRFHLIPHDMNEAFADGRGGGRGPGGPGGPGGPGGPGGPGGPPRGMFRGGEGPPMGMGRGGAEGPPPGMGPGGFQGPPNREGNRGEAQPGNNPPQGFGPPGGEPNERGFRRGGPGGPGGRGGMGGPGGPGHGGVELDPLVSIDNPRMPLRSKLLAVPSLRKKYLEYVREIAEKSMAPGEIEPVIKQHAKLIEADVASDTRKLGSLEGFQQVTTVDGSGRESQGSSLKKFFQERRQFLLDYKDPGSARP; translated from the coding sequence ATGAAACGTTCGATCATTTCGCTGGGATTACTCCTGTTGGTATCCCTCTTCACAACAACTTCCGTTGCCCAAGGACCTCCTGGTGTTGGAGGCCCTGGTGGCCCCGGCGATCAGGGTGGCCCTGGCGGACCCGGTGGTCGCCAAGGGGGATTCCGAGGTCCCGGCGGTTTTGGCGGGGGATTTGGTTTTGGGGGTGGTCGTGAAGATCGCAAGCTGGTCAAAGAGTTCGACCTGGACGAGAACGGTTGGCTCGATCGAGCCGAACGCGCGAAAGCCCGTGAAGAGGTCAAATCGGAAGGTGGTGGCGGCCGTCGTGGAGGTGGGAATCGACCCGCCCCGAGCCCAGGCCCGAAGCTTGCTCCGGCAGACGTCAAAACTTATTCCGATGCGGGGCTATACGATCCAACTGCCTTACGCACCCTCTTCTTCGAGTTTGAGAACGAAGATTGGGAAAAGGAATTGGAAGACTTCCACGGAACCGATGTCGAGGTGCCTGCGAAGCTGACGGTCGATGGCAAAGTCTATCCGAACGTCGGAATGCGATTTCGAGGGATGTCCTCGTACGGCATGGTGCCGACCGGCTACAAGCGATCGTTCAACGTCAAGCTTGACCTGGCTGATGAAGATCAGGAACTCCTTGGATACAAAACGCTGAACCTGCTCAACTGTGCCGGCGATGAATCGCTGCTCAGCACGGTGCTTTATTCGCACATCGCCAGTCAATACATCCCGGTTCCGAAAGCGAATCACGTTCGCGTGGTCATCAATGGCGAAAGCTGGGGCGTTTATGCGAACGTTCAGCAGTTCGATAAGACCTTCATTTCCGAACACTTCGATCCTTCGAAGGGGACCCGTTGGAAGGTCAGCGGAAGTCCCAATGGTGACGGTGGTCTGCGTTACATGGGCGAATCGACTGAAGAGTACGAACGCCGCTACGACATGAAGTCGAACGATGGCAAGAAGGCATGGGCGGCTCTCATTCGACTTTGCCGCACGCTGGAAGAAACCCCACCTGAAAAGCTGGAACGCGAACTGGAGCCGCTGCTCGACATCGACGAAACGTTGAAGTTCCTTGCGTTGGACGTGGCCTTGGTCAACAGCGACGGCTATTGGACGCGAGCGAGCGACTACTACCTGTTCCTCGATAGCGACAAACGCTTTCACCTGATCCCTCACGATATGAACGAAGCGTTCGCAGATGGTCGCGGCGGCGGTCGTGGTCCCGGTGGTCCCGGTGGTCCCGGTGGTCCCGGTGGTCCCGGTGGGCCGGGCGGTCCACCGCGCGGCATGTTCCGTGGTGGTGAAGGACCTCCGATGGGAATGGGACGGGGTGGTGCCGAAGGTCCACCTCCAGGCATGGGACCAGGCGGGTTCCAGGGGCCACCCAATCGCGAAGGTAATCGTGGTGAGGCCCAGCCGGGCAATAATCCACCGCAAGGGTTCGGCCCTCCGGGTGGCGAGCCGAACGAACGTGGTTTCCGCCGCGGAGGCCCAGGTGGTCCTGGCGGGCGAGGTGGCATGGGCGGCCCTGGCGGCCCCGGTCATGGTGGTGTCGAACTCGATCCGCTCGTGTCGATCGATAATCCACGGATGCCTCTTCGCAGCAAGCTTCTGGCGGTGCCAAGCCTGCGAAAGAAGTATTTAGAGTACGTCCGCGAGATCGCCGAAAAGTCGATGGCCCCCGGCGAGATCGAGCCAGTGATCAAGCAGCACGCCAAGTTGATTGAAGCGGATGTCGCCTCCGACACGCGGAAACTTGGTTCGCTCGAAGGCTTCCAACAAGTGACCACGGTCGACGGATCAGGTCGCGAAAGCCAGGGATCGTCGCTGAAGAAGTTCTTCCAGGAACGACGTCAGTTCCTGCTGGATTACAAAGACCCCGGTTCAGCCCGACCCTAG